From one Henningerozyma blattae CBS 6284 chromosome 1, complete genome genomic stretch:
- the PSK2 gene encoding serine/threonine protein kinase PSK2 (similar to Saccharomyces cerevisiae PSK1 (YAL017W) and PSK2 (YOL045W); ancestral locus Anc_7.86), with the protein MSFYRSPSDSHSSFFSNKKIQANNNEEASSSTVDEINQSQNDIVTSSNNEESSSPNSKISENVETESTVQNTASLESDTFHTFQNNINEFVRPPRIEAQSRASSIVSSSTISTEPDMNELLALPNDSTHMYSYNPLSPDALSLRLNILKRSLESLITNPEVTSHSEQNDKLECQFNNSFKDGSSNFEHVHEISSVSSSVSSSSKGKPKWEKSYDILRSQYDSPIPKMFTDKQPILERSVSTFAPHPQFASNSPKRRVSIGSYLPSHDELHCIFYNNPSAHHSTEIVTADKSDLVNLLRLLNETLEGHPPIDAQDLHGMSLFNINKLNLTKENARSINSNLNKALLDSLAEPFFVYNQPCNDRSISSFDDVGVSLQAVDETQIQNDNFSDILRPQLNYGRILRPFTSNKNVVSSATFTCSEEYPWKFKAVNDLACLAFGISKNVLKAINLLDLIHMDSRNFVLNRLLSSEGQESVFTGEIVAIVQPNHATDDLFWASIWAKRKNGVIVCVIERVPCDYMDVLLNINDFSVDSVIGGEGLLWHDIEAIPPKSESISPLECSPKDTTHIFESRENLMKTPTKSKKLKGVKFASEVHDIATISSSLSREITNVLEGSSSNINDDLLPLPLRISNHVNKIRYFTLNHLSSNIPCAVSSSVLENELKFKIHSLPYSAGLFIIESHSYDILSCNKSVSKNIFGYEESELIGKQISFLLPNFGNIMDYVSIHYPKFDVKQRKNKALVLSEHFFRKIQAEMDGNTNDFYTSVGIDALHRDGSYIKVDFQIRVLSTNICVLWITHSREVIFTNYSSTTSQLQMLKEEELAFTSTSSSSTVSSKPSSKPSSKPTSQKSTWKVPVDTLKDLSKLSIDESDGIVKLSTVSHNDLVKDDDSSLSESMVINAVNRAGRQNSIHTISDLDPASKERFAKVCVEDKSQFVKESNFKVDESLITILRKPPNNKIDSETSENTISDLNKEYSPNSGLTATFRETPQTTIGAQKRTKKITDFIILKKMGEGAYGKVDLCYHKKEKYIVVIKMIFKERILVDTWVRDRKLGTIPSEIQIMSTLNKTSNKNILSILDFFEDDDYYYVEQPVHGKTGCIDLFDLIEFKTNMTEFEAKLIFKQIISGISHLHESGIVHRDIKDENVIVDAKGFVKLIDFGSAAYVKNGPFDVFVGTIDYASPEVLRGEKYEGKPQDIWALGILLYTIVFKENPFYNIDEILEGDMKFPETENISANCIDLIKLILNRSALERPSITDISEHEWLRV; encoded by the coding sequence ATGTCATTTTATCGTTCACCATCTGATTCACATAGTTCGTTCTttagtaataaaaagatacaagctaataataatgaggAAGCTAGCTCTTCTACCgttgatgaaattaatcAGTCTCAAAATGATATAGTtacttcttcaaataatgagGAATCTTCTTCGCCTAACAGTAAAATTTCGGAGAATGTTGAGACTGAAAGTACTGTTCAAAATACAGCATCTCTCGAATCAGATACATTTCATACtttccaaaataatattaatgaatttgttCGTCCACCAAGAATTGAAGCTCAATCTCGGGCATCTTCAATTGTATCAAGTTCAACTATTTCTACTGAACCGGATATGAATGAACTATTGGCTTTACCAAATGACTCTACACATATGTACTCTTATAATCCATTATCTCCAGATGCCTTATCATTAAGATTAAACATTTTGAAAAGGTCTCTGGAGTCATTAATAACTAATCCAGAAGTAACAAGTCATTCAGAGCAAAATGACAAATTAGAATGTCagtttaataatagtttcAAAGATGGCTCATCGAATTTTGAGCATGTCCATGAAATTTCTTCAGTTAGTTCTTCTGTGAGCTCTTCCAGCAAAGGAAAGCCTAAGTGGGAAAAAAGCTATGATATCTTAAGATCTCAATATGACTCTCCTATTCCAAAAATGTTCACAGATAAGCAGCCCATATTGGAACGATCAGTATCCACATTTGCTCCACATCCCCAATTCGCCTCGAATTCACCAAAAAGACGTGTTTCAATTGGCAGTTATTTACCCTCTCATGATGAGCTTCATTgcattttttataataatccTTCAGCGCATCATTCCACAGAAATTGTAACCGCTGATAAATCAGATTtagttaatttattaagaCTTTTAAATGAAACTTTAGAAGGCCATCCTCCAATTGATGCCCAAGATTTGCATGGTAtgtcattatttaatataaacaAACTAAATctaacaaaagaaaatgcGAGAAgtataaattcaaatttaaataaagcCTTACTAGATAGTTTAGCTGAACCTTTTTTCGTATACAACCAACCTTGTAATGATAGAAGTATTTCTAGTTTTGATGATGTGGGCGTATCATTACAGGCTGTTGATGAAACACAGATtcaaaatgataatttctCAGATATTCTCCGACCACAGTTGAATTATGGTCGTATATTACGCCCCTTCACCTCAAACAAAAATGTTGTCTCAAGTGCAACTTTTACATGTTCTGAAGAATACCCTTGGAAATTTAAAGCTGTTAATGATTTAGCATGTTTAGCATTTGGTATATCgaaaaatgttttaaagGCAATAAATTTACTAGATTTAATTCATATGGATAGTAGAAACTTTGTCTTGAATAGATTGCTATCTTCCGAAGGGCAAGAATCAGTTTTTACTGGTGAGATAGTTGCAATTGTCCAACCTAATCACGCAACTGATGATTTATTCTGGGCTTCTATTTGGGCAAAGAGGAAAAATGGTGTAATTGTTTGTGTTATTGAAAGAGTTCCCTGTGATTATATGGATGTTTTATTAAACATTAACGATTTTTCTGTAGATAGTGTTATCGGTGGTGAAGGATTATTGTGGCATGATATTGAGGCCATACCTCCAAAATCGGAAAGTATATCCCCACTGGAATGTTCACCTAAGGATACTACTCATATATTTGAAAGCAGggaaaatttaatgaaaactCCAacaaaaagtaaaaaattaaaaggtGTTAAATTTGCAAGTGAAGTCCATGATATTGCAACAATTAGTAGTAGTTTATCTCGCGAGATTACAAATGTTTTGGAAGGGTCTAGTTCTAATATAAATGATGATTTGTTACCATTACCTTTaagaatttcaaatcatGTCAACAAGATTAGATATTTTACGTTGAATCATTTAAGTTCAAATATACCATGTGCAGTATCTTCCTCGGTATTAGAAAACGAGTTGAAATTTAAGATACATAGTTTGCCATATAGTGCAGGTTTATTCATTATTGAATCTCATTCATATGATATTTTGAGTTGTAATAAATCAgtatcaaaaaatatatttggcTATGAAGAATCAGAACTAATTGGGAAACAAATTTCTTTCTTATTACCTAATTTTGGTAATATTATGGATTATGTTAGCATTCATTATCCAAAATTTGATGTTAagcaaagaaaaaataaagcttTGGTTTTATCTGAACACTTTTTCAGAAAAATTCAAGCTGAAATGGATGGGAATACGAATGATTTCTATACTTCTGTTGGTATTGATGCATTGCATAGAGATGGTAGTTACATTAAAGttgattttcaaattagaGTTTTATCAACTAATATTTGTGTCCTCTGGATTACTCATTCTAGGGAAGTTATTTTTACGAATTACAGTTCGACTACTTCACAATTGCAGAtgttaaaagaagaagaattggCATTTACTAGTACAAGTTCAAGTTCTACAGTTTCTTCGAAACCTTCTTCGAAACCATCATCCAAGCCAACGTCTCAAAAATCTACTTGGAAAGTTCCTGTTGATAcattaaaagatttgaGTAAACTTTCTATAGATGAATCAGATGGTATTGTTAAACTATCAACTGTGTCACACAATGATTTGGTCAAAGACGATGATAGTTCTCTCAGTGAAAGTATGGTGATAAATGCAGTCAATAGGGCAGGACGTCAAAATAGTATACACACTATCAGTGATTTGGACCCTGCCAGTAAAGAGCGTTTCGCTAAAGTTTGTGTGGAGGATAAATCCCAATTTGTGAAAGAAAGTAACTTTAAAGTCGATGAAAGTCttataacaattttaaggAAACCaccaaataataagatTGATTCAGAGACTAGTGAAAATACAATATCAGATCTCAATAAGGAATATTCTCCGAACTCTGGATTAACTGCTACCTTCAGAGAAACTCCGCAGACCACAATTGGTGCTCAAAAAAGAACTAAGAAGATTACAGATTTTATAATCTTGAAAAAGATGGGTGAGGGTGCTTATGGTAAAGTTGATTTATGCTACCATAAGaaggaaaaatatatcGTTGTAATTAAAATGATTTTTAAGGAACGTATCTTAGTCGATACCTGGGTTAGAGATAGAAAACTCGGCACAATTCCTTCTGAAATTCAGATTATGTCAACGCTCAATAAAACTTccaacaaaaatatattgagcATTTTAGACTTTTTCGAAGACGATGACTATTATTATGTTGAGCAGCCAGTACATGGTAAGACGGGATGTATAGACTTgtttgatttaattgaatttaagACAAACATGACAGAATTTGAAGCGAAATTGATCTTTAAGCAAATAATCTCCGGTATATCCCATCTGCATGAATCTGGAATTGTACACAGagatattaaagatgaaaatgtGATCGTCGATGCTAAAGGTTTTGTGAAACTAATTGACTTTGGCTCTGCTGCATATGTGAAAAATGGTCCTTTTGATGTTTTCGTCGGTACAATCGATTATGCTTCACCAGAAGTTTTGCGTGGTGAAAAGTATGAAGGTAAACCTCAAGATATTTGGGCTTTAGGTATTCTACTATACACAAttgtatttaaagaaaaccCATTTTACAATATCGATGAAATTTTGGAAGGAGATATGAAATTTCCCGAAACTGAGAATATCAGTGCAAATTGTATcgatttaattaaattaatattaaataggTCGGCATTAGAGCGTCCGTCTATAACTGATATTAGTGAGCATGAATGGCTAAGGGTATAA